A single genomic interval of Bacillus oleivorans harbors:
- a CDS encoding catalase: protein MTNDQNQPNNIENDDTLTNRQGHPITNNQNIRTVGNRGPATLENYDFIEKISHFDREKVPERIVHARGAGAHGYFEAYGMCGDEPISKYTRAKLFQEKGKRTPVFVRFSTVVHGLHSPETLRDPRGFAVKFYTEDGNWDLVGNNLKIFFIRDAMKFPDMIHAFRPDPVTNYQDPERFFDFCANSPESFHMVTFVYSPWGIPANYRMMQGSGVNTYKWINKEGKAVLVKYHWEPKQGIKNLTQKEAEEIQGKNFNHATQDLYEAIERGDYPEWELFVQIMEDGPHPELDFDPLDDTKLWPNDQFPWRAVGRMVLNKNPENFFNEVELSAFGTGVLVDGLDFSDDKMLQGRTFSYSDTQRYRVGANYLQLPINAAKKRVATNQEGGQMRYYNDKAPGQNPHINYEPSILGGLQEAEQTGVEHTPHVEGNLVRQSIDRNDNTKQAGQTYREFEQWEKDELINNLVNDLSKCDKRIQDKMIALAEDADEEYGRRLREGLAMAAKDGSSGKHALGNKGGENAPQQAVEKGHEADPY, encoded by the coding sequence ATGACAAATGACCAAAATCAGCCAAACAATATTGAAAATGATGACACTTTGACAAATAGACAGGGGCATCCAATTACAAATAACCAAAACATCCGAACCGTTGGAAACCGTGGTCCTGCTACTTTGGAGAACTATGATTTCATTGAAAAAATCAGCCATTTTGACAGAGAGAAAGTGCCTGAGCGTATCGTTCATGCACGTGGCGCGGGTGCACATGGATATTTTGAAGCCTACGGAATGTGCGGAGATGAGCCTATTTCTAAATATACCCGTGCGAAATTATTTCAGGAAAAAGGGAAAAGAACGCCTGTGTTTGTTCGATTTTCTACGGTTGTTCATGGCTTGCATTCTCCCGAAACCCTTCGAGATCCGCGCGGATTCGCAGTAAAATTTTACACAGAAGACGGAAACTGGGACTTAGTCGGAAACAATTTAAAAATTTTCTTCATCCGTGACGCGATGAAATTCCCTGACATGATTCATGCTTTCAGACCAGACCCGGTCACGAACTATCAGGACCCTGAAAGGTTCTTTGACTTCTGTGCGAACTCACCTGAATCCTTCCATATGGTTACGTTTGTTTATTCACCATGGGGAATTCCCGCGAATTATCGGATGATGCAAGGTTCCGGCGTGAATACATACAAATGGATCAACAAGGAAGGAAAGGCTGTTCTTGTAAAATATCATTGGGAGCCGAAGCAGGGCATTAAAAACTTAACCCAAAAAGAGGCAGAAGAAATTCAGGGTAAAAACTTCAATCACGCAACGCAAGACTTGTATGAAGCGATTGAACGCGGTGATTATCCTGAATGGGAATTGTTCGTTCAGATTATGGAGGATGGGCCACACCCTGAGCTAGATTTCGATCCGCTTGATGACACAAAGCTTTGGCCAAATGACCAATTCCCTTGGCGTGCAGTCGGAAGAATGGTATTAAACAAAAATCCGGAGAATTTCTTTAATGAGGTAGAATTATCTGCATTTGGTACTGGTGTTCTTGTCGATGGTCTTGATTTTTCTGATGATAAAATGCTCCAGGGGCGGACATTCTCATACTCAGATACACAGCGTTACCGGGTAGGTGCCAACTATCTGCAGCTGCCGATTAACGCAGCGAAAAAAAGGGTGGCGACTAATCAAGAAGGCGGACAGATGAGATATTATAATGACAAAGCACCTGGACAAAACCCTCACATCAATTACGAGCCTTCGATATTAGGCGGCTTGCAAGAAGCTGAACAAACCGGTGTGGAACATACGCCACATGTAGAAGGAAATCTGGTTCGTCAGTCAATTGACCGTAACGATAATACAAAACAAGCCGGACAAACTTACCGTGAATTTGAACAGTGGGAAAAGGACGAATTAATTAACAACCTGGTTAATGACCTTTCCAAATGTGACAAGCGAATCCAGGATAAAATGATTGCCCTTGCAGAAGATGCAGACGAAGAATATGGCCGCCGTTTACGTGAAGGTCTAGCAATGGCTGCAAAAGATGGCAGCTCAGGCAAACACGCACTTGGAAATAAAGGCGGAGAAAATGCACCGCAGCAAGCCGTTGAAAAAGGGCATGAAGCAGATCCATACTAA